In Vicinamibacteria bacterium, a single genomic region encodes these proteins:
- a CDS encoding class III extradiol ring-cleavage dioxygenase has protein sequence MARFPALFISHGAPSIALEEDDYTRALRGFATGLPSPTAIVVVSAHWEDSGPVRVNVNPRPPLIYDFSGFPDALYRLTYPAPGAPALGREVAGLLTGAGLSPALEPSRGWDHGLWVPLRIAFPEARTPVVEVSLPRLREPEALLAVGQALAPLRERSVLLLGSGGIVHNLGRMRLDDKAAPAEEWARAFDEWMRERLLGMDIEAIKAYRQMAPQAALAVPTSEHFDPTFFVLGSRAKGDGVATVYEGWHYGSLSMRTFALVSP, from the coding sequence TTGGCGCGCTTCCCCGCCCTCTTCATTTCCCACGGCGCCCCCAGCATTGCTCTGGAGGAGGACGACTACACCCGCGCCCTGCGCGGCTTCGCCACCGGCCTCCCTTCCCCCACCGCAATCGTGGTGGTGTCCGCCCACTGGGAGGATTCCGGGCCCGTCCGCGTCAACGTGAACCCCCGGCCGCCGCTCATCTATGACTTCTCCGGCTTCCCGGACGCGCTCTACCGCCTGACCTACCCCGCTCCGGGCGCACCGGCGCTCGGGCGCGAGGTCGCGGGCCTGCTCACCGGGGCGGGTCTCAGCCCGGCCCTCGAGCCTTCGCGGGGCTGGGACCACGGGCTCTGGGTCCCCCTCCGCATCGCCTTCCCCGAGGCGCGGACGCCCGTGGTGGAGGTCTCCCTTCCGCGGCTCAGAGAGCCGGAGGCGCTTTTGGCCGTCGGGCAGGCCCTGGCCCCCCTCCGCGAGCGGAGCGTCCTCCTCCTCGGCAGCGGGGGCATCGTCCACAACCTCGGCCGCATGCGCCTCGACGACAAGGCCGCCCCCGCCGAGGAGTGGGCCCGGGCCTTCGACGAGTGGATGCGGGAACGTCTCCTCGGCATGGACATCGAGGCCATCAAGGCCTATCGCCAGATGGCCCCCCAGGCAGCCCTCGCCGTCCCCACCAGCGAGCATTTCGACCCGACCTTCTTCGTGCTGGGGAGCCGCGCCAAGGGCGACGGCGTGGCCACGGTCTACGAGGGCTGGCACTACGGCAGCCTCTCGATGCGGACCTTCGCTCTGGTCTCCCCTTGA
- a CDS encoding aldo/keto reductase gives MDTIRLGRSGLEVSRLCLGCMSYGDPGWRPWVLDEESSRPHFRKAFDLGINFFDTADMYSLGRSEEVTGRMLKALASRHDYVLATKVFFPVEKGANRSGLSRKHILEACDASLRRLGVDFIDLYQTHRWDPATPTEETMEALDALVRAGKVRYLGASSMAAWQFAGALHAAARNLGHRFVSMQNHYNLVYREEEREMIPLCLDQGVGLMPWSPLARGFLTGNRTRDGQKDTARARSDDFADKLYFRSEDFDVLDAVQEVARARGLKPAQVALAWLLSRPGVAAPIIGATRIEHLDEAAAAVAVSLSEEEIARLEAPYKPHPVLGHKQPTPQDVAGRRV, from the coding sequence ATGGACACCATTCGGCTCGGTCGTAGCGGTCTCGAGGTCTCGCGGCTCTGCCTGGGCTGCATGAGCTACGGCGATCCCGGCTGGCGGCCCTGGGTCCTGGACGAGGAGTCTTCGCGCCCCCACTTCCGCAAGGCTTTCGACCTCGGCATCAACTTCTTCGACACCGCCGATATGTACTCCCTTGGTCGGAGCGAGGAGGTCACGGGCCGGATGCTCAAGGCGCTGGCCTCCCGCCACGACTACGTGCTGGCCACCAAGGTCTTCTTCCCCGTAGAGAAGGGTGCAAACCGAAGCGGGCTCTCTCGGAAGCACATTCTGGAAGCCTGCGACGCGTCCCTGCGCCGGCTGGGGGTAGATTTCATCGACCTCTACCAGACCCACCGCTGGGACCCCGCCACGCCCACGGAGGAGACCATGGAGGCCCTGGACGCGCTCGTGCGCGCGGGCAAGGTGCGGTATCTGGGGGCGAGCAGCATGGCCGCCTGGCAGTTCGCGGGGGCCCTCCACGCCGCCGCCCGCAACCTCGGCCACCGGTTTGTCTCCATGCAGAACCACTACAACCTGGTCTACCGGGAGGAGGAGCGGGAGATGATCCCCCTCTGCCTGGACCAGGGGGTGGGCCTTATGCCCTGGAGCCCTCTCGCCCGCGGATTCCTGACCGGCAATCGCACTCGCGATGGACAGAAGGACACTGCCCGCGCCCGCTCCGACGACTTCGCGGACAAGCTTTACTTCCGCAGCGAGGACTTCGACGTGCTGGACGCGGTGCAGGAAGTAGCCCGTGCGCGGGGCCTCAAGCCCGCCCAGGTCGCCCTGGCCTGGCTGCTCTCGAGGCCGGGGGTGGCGGCGCCGATCATCGGGGCCACCCGGATCGAGCATCTGGACGAGGCCGCGGCCGCGGTGGCGGTGAGCCTCAGCGAGGAGGAGATCGCGCGGCTGGAGGCCCCCTACAAGCCGCACCCCGTGCTCGGCCACAAGCAGCCAACACCCCAGGACGTGGCGGGCCGGAGGGTCTGA
- a CDS encoding DUF349 domain-containing protein: MTLLDRFRPKPEWQHPDALIRADAVRRMDSRERDTLEAIAREDVDARVRRAAVKKLGPASVLGAIARGDRDEGVREEAAEVLAGLAIHERDAAASAEAVASLDDPRHLAAVAKSAVLESTRRAALGRLGDAKALGGVVREAQDPAIRLEAVARIQDPAVLAAIALNGEHKASALAAVERVADGEALTAIAARAKVGAVARRARARLESLAPPPPLPPPEAVNEEEEQRQRERFEEARLREERRQQERAGERGARSALCASLESSKGPDALRILEEARAAWAALPPAAGAEKEALDRRFEEAAEACRERHRAWTEAQTLLVRGGELVAEAEGLAESADLAGARSGLAALQQKWHALPPPAGGEALQTRFDRAAARLRAREAEVRAEREGREKENLARLEALCARCEGLAQSERLTLKEADRASREAKQALEDPGPLPSRRDRETLSARLGLVRKALYRRLQELREDEEWKRWANVGVQEELTVRAEALRAEADLEAAARALHELDARWKQAAQAPKEQGEALWARFKAARDEVKARCDAYFARLAEEQAENLAKKEALCARAEALAESTDWLKTAEEIKALQAEWKAIGPASRTRAKALWERFRKPCDRFFTRRQENREQRTREWGANLEKKEELCTRAEALAESTEWEKTAAEVRQLQAQWKAIGPVRKNKSEAVWARFRGAADRFFERYKHREELEQAAGLTAREALCAELEALAAAEAPEDLGVRVQAVQVAWRQAAPATPEALAPLSARFAEARDRVVLAHPQSFAGTDLDPEANRRKMEKLCARVERLLEELQPAGGDPSGADLAQRLRNALASNTIGGHAAVEARWQAAQQEVESAQAAWRRLGPLPGEAGLTLRGRFEDTCRRFFAQRPPPATRRTPPEPARSRPRS; encoded by the coding sequence ATGACCCTTCTCGATCGGTTCCGGCCGAAGCCCGAATGGCAGCACCCCGACGCGCTGATCCGCGCGGATGCGGTGCGGCGGATGGATTCCCGGGAGCGGGACACCCTGGAGGCCATCGCCCGCGAGGACGTGGATGCGCGCGTGCGCCGCGCGGCCGTTAAGAAGCTGGGCCCGGCTTCGGTGCTGGGAGCCATCGCCCGCGGGGACCGGGACGAGGGCGTCCGCGAGGAGGCGGCCGAGGTCTTGGCCGGCCTTGCCATCCACGAAAGGGACGCAGCGGCGAGTGCGGAAGCGGTGGCCTCCCTCGACGATCCCCGGCACTTGGCCGCCGTGGCCAAGTCCGCCGTCCTCGAGTCCACCCGGAGGGCCGCGCTTGGCCGGCTGGGGGACGCCAAGGCCCTGGGGGGGGTGGTGCGCGAGGCCCAGGATCCCGCCATCCGCCTGGAGGCGGTGGCCCGGATCCAGGACCCGGCTGTGCTCGCGGCGATTGCCCTGAACGGTGAACACAAAGCCTCGGCCCTGGCCGCGGTCGAGCGGGTGGCGGACGGGGAGGCCCTGACCGCAATCGCGGCCCGGGCCAAGGTGGGCGCGGTCGCCCGCCGCGCCCGCGCCCGGCTCGAGTCCCTCGCTCCCCCGCCCCCCCTCCCTCCGCCGGAGGCCGTCAACGAGGAGGAGGAACAGCGGCAGCGGGAGCGGTTCGAGGAGGCGCGCCTGCGCGAGGAGCGCCGGCAGCAGGAGCGGGCGGGAGAGCGGGGAGCGCGCAGTGCCCTCTGCGCGTCCCTGGAATCCTCGAAAGGTCCCGATGCTCTGCGCATCCTGGAGGAGGCCCGCGCGGCGTGGGCCGCCCTCCCCCCCGCGGCGGGGGCGGAAAAGGAGGCCCTCGACCGCCGTTTCGAGGAGGCCGCAGAGGCGTGCCGGGAGCGGCACCGGGCCTGGACGGAGGCCCAGACCCTCCTCGTCCGCGGAGGGGAGCTCGTCGCGGAGGCGGAGGGCCTCGCCGAGTCGGCCGACCTCGCCGGGGCCAGGAGCGGCCTGGCCGCGCTGCAGCAGAAATGGCATGCCCTGCCGCCGCCTGCGGGCGGGGAGGCTCTCCAAACGCGCTTCGACCGGGCCGCCGCGCGGCTCCGCGCGCGGGAAGCGGAGGTAAGGGCGGAACGGGAGGGACGGGAGAAAGAAAACTTGGCCCGGCTGGAGGCCCTCTGCGCGCGTTGCGAAGGCCTGGCCCAGAGCGAGCGCCTCACCCTGAAAGAGGCGGACCGCGCCTCCCGCGAGGCCAAGCAAGCCCTGGAGGACCCCGGGCCCCTTCCCTCCCGCCGCGATCGCGAGACGCTGAGCGCCCGATTGGGATTGGTGCGCAAGGCCCTCTACCGGCGGCTCCAGGAGCTCCGCGAGGACGAGGAGTGGAAGCGCTGGGCCAACGTAGGGGTCCAGGAGGAGCTGACCGTACGCGCGGAGGCGCTGCGAGCGGAGGCGGACCTGGAGGCAGCGGCGCGCGCGCTGCACGAGCTGGACGCCCGCTGGAAGCAGGCCGCGCAAGCCCCCAAGGAGCAAGGGGAGGCCCTCTGGGCCCGCTTCAAGGCCGCACGCGATGAGGTGAAGGCCCGTTGCGACGCCTATTTCGCCCGGCTGGCCGAGGAGCAAGCGGAGAACCTAGCCAAGAAGGAGGCGCTCTGCGCGCGCGCGGAGGCCCTGGCCGAGTCCACGGACTGGCTGAAGACGGCGGAGGAGATCAAGGCCTTGCAGGCGGAATGGAAGGCCATCGGCCCCGCCTCCCGCACCCGGGCCAAGGCGCTCTGGGAGCGCTTCCGCAAGCCCTGCGATCGATTCTTCACCCGCCGCCAGGAGAACCGGGAGCAGCGGACCCGCGAATGGGGGGCCAATCTCGAGAAGAAGGAGGAGCTCTGCACGCGGGCGGAGGCCCTGGCCGAGTCCACGGAATGGGAGAAGACGGCGGCGGAGGTCCGGCAGCTGCAGGCGCAGTGGAAGGCGATCGGACCGGTGCGAAAGAACAAGTCCGAGGCCGTCTGGGCGCGGTTCCGCGGGGCCGCCGACCGCTTCTTCGAACGCTACAAACACCGGGAGGAGCTGGAGCAGGCGGCCGGGCTGACCGCGCGCGAGGCCCTTTGCGCGGAGCTCGAGGCGCTGGCCGCGGCGGAGGCTCCCGAGGACCTCGGGGTGCGCGTGCAAGCGGTGCAGGTCGCTTGGCGGCAGGCGGCCCCCGCCACGCCCGAGGCCCTGGCCCCCCTCTCCGCTCGCTTCGCGGAGGCCCGGGACCGCGTAGTGCTCGCCCACCCCCAGAGCTTCGCGGGGACCGACCTGGATCCGGAAGCCAACCGCCGGAAGATGGAGAAGCTCTGCGCGCGCGTGGAGCGCCTCCTGGAAGAGCTTCAACCCGCAGGGGGGGACCCTTCGGGGGCCGACCTCGCCCAGCGGTTGCGCAACGCCCTCGCCTCCAACACGATCGGCGGCCACGCCGCCGTGGAGGCCAGATGGCAGGCCGCCCAGCAAGAGGTGGAGTCGGCGCAGGCGGCCTGGCGCCGCTTGGGCCCCCTCCCGGGAGAGGCCGGGCTCACCCTTCGGGGGCGGTTCGAAGACACTTGCCGCCGCTTCTTCGCGCAGCGGCCGCCCCCCGCGACCCGGCGGACGCCCCCCGAGCCGGCCCGCTCGCGGCCCCGTTCCTGA
- a CDS encoding NAD(P)H-quinone oxidoreductase, translating into MAVVEIAQPGPPEALRPGQRPVPQPGPGEVLIRVAAAGVNRADVMQRQGKYPPPPGASDLPGLEVAGRIVAVGSGVGEWQVGDEVCALVAGGGYAEYCLAPGPQCLPVPRRLNMVQAAALPETFFTVWTSVFERGRLAAGETLLVHGGSSGVGTAAISLARAFGARVLVTAGSAEKCAACERLGAERAINYRTEDFVAVVAERTGGRGVDVILDMVAGGYVPRNIEALALDGRLVVIAIPGGARAEVDLRAVLHRRLTLTGGSLRVRTVEQKGAIARALEEHVWPLLEAGRVAPVVHATFPLAEAAAAHRLMESSAHIGKIVLVVPPGAGA; encoded by the coding sequence ATGGCCGTGGTCGAAATCGCCCAGCCTGGCCCCCCCGAGGCGCTGCGGCCCGGCCAGCGCCCGGTGCCCCAACCCGGACCCGGCGAGGTGTTGATCCGGGTGGCGGCGGCGGGCGTGAACCGGGCGGACGTCATGCAGCGCCAGGGCAAATACCCACCGCCGCCCGGGGCCTCCGATCTTCCCGGTCTCGAGGTGGCGGGCAGGATCGTGGCCGTGGGCAGCGGGGTGGGCGAATGGCAGGTCGGCGATGAGGTGTGCGCGCTCGTGGCCGGCGGTGGCTACGCCGAGTATTGCCTGGCCCCCGGCCCGCAGTGCCTGCCCGTGCCCCGCAGGCTCAACATGGTGCAAGCGGCGGCGCTGCCCGAGACATTCTTCACGGTTTGGACCAGCGTCTTCGAACGCGGGCGCCTGGCCGCGGGCGAGACCCTGCTCGTGCACGGCGGGTCCAGCGGGGTCGGCACCGCCGCCATCTCTTTGGCCCGGGCCTTCGGCGCCCGCGTTCTCGTGACCGCCGGCTCGGCCGAGAAGTGCGCGGCCTGCGAGCGGCTGGGCGCGGAGCGCGCCATCAACTATAGGACCGAGGACTTCGTGGCCGTGGTGGCGGAGAGGACGGGTGGGCGGGGCGTGGACGTCATCCTGGACATGGTGGCCGGCGGCTACGTGCCCCGCAACATCGAGGCCCTGGCCCTCGATGGCCGGCTGGTCGTAATCGCGATCCCCGGGGGGGCCCGCGCCGAGGTCGACCTGCGGGCGGTCCTTCATCGACGCCTGACCCTGACCGGCGGCAGCCTGCGCGTGCGCACGGTCGAGCAGAAGGGGGCCATCGCGCGGGCGCTCGAAGAGCATGTCTGGCCCCTTCTCGAGGCGGGGCGGGTGGCTCCCGTGGTCCACGCCACCTTTCCCCTGGCCGAGGCGGCCGCCGCCCATCGGCTCATGGAGTCGAGCGCCCACATAGGGAAGATCGTGCTCGTAGTCCCCCCGGGGGCGGGGGCCTGA